The Flavobacterium galactosidilyticum nucleotide sequence TCGTATGGTAGTTTCGGGCAAGATTGCAAAACTAGCCAAGGGCAAGTATTACAAGCCTGAAAGTACTCCTTTTGGAAATTTAGAACCCAACCAATATCAAGTGGTAAAAGATTTATTGGAAGATGATGGTAAAACAATTGGCTATCTTACGGGTTACAGTATGTACAACCAGTTAGGATTGACTACTCAAATAAGCAATACCATTCAAATTGGTAGAAATGACATTCGTCCAAGCGTAAATAGAGACCGTTATAGTATCAAATTCGTAAAACAAAAGAATACCATTACCAAAGAGAATATTCCGTTGTTACAATTACTAGATGCTATTAAATATATCAAGAAGATTCCTGATAGCAGTATTGCAGCAGCCTGCTTGCGGTTAGTATCATTATTGAAAGGGTTGTCAGAAAAAGAAATAGCAACATTGGTGCGTTTGGCTCAAAAATACCCACCTGCAACAAGGGCTTTACTTGGCGCGCTATTAGATGAAGCGGAATTTTCTCAATTCAAGGAAATAATACTTAAAAACCTGAACCCCATTACCAATTATAAACTATCGGGAGTACAAGCTGTTTTAAAAACTGCCGAAAACTGGAACCTAATATGAAGCTACACGAAAACAAAGTTATATTTAGACAATCAATTGAGTTTACCGCTCAACAGATGGGGATACTACCTATTTATGTAGAAAAAGACTACTGGGTAACGTATGCATTATGTATCATTTTTCAGGATACAATTGGAGCAGAAACCATTTTCAAAGGAGGAACAGCACTATCAAAATGTTTTGGATTAATTGAACGTTTTTCTGAAGATATTGATTTGGTAGTTTTGAAGAGAGACGAAGAAAGCGGAAATCAACTGAAAAACAAATTGAAGAAGATAACCAATGCTGTTGGTGCAAAATTAACAGAAGTAGATGAAGAGGGTATTACAAACAAAGTGGGCATGATTAGGAAAATTGCCTATCAGTATCCAAAAACGTTTACTGGAAAATTTGGACAAGTTAGAGAGAACATTATCGTTGAAGCGACTTGGCTAGGACGTTATGAACCATACTACACCACCTCTATTTCATCCTATATTTTTACAATGATGAAATCAGCGGGACAACTCCAAATTGCAGAAGAGCATGATTTATTACCCTTTGAAGTTCAAGTATTGCATGTAAATAGAACTATTTGCGAAAAAATAATGAGTTTGGTTCGTTTTTCTTATGGATCAAATCCGATAGAAGACTTGAGAAATAAAATACGCCATACTTACGACTTACATCAGTTATTAAAAGACTCCGAAATTCAAAAATTCTTTGAAAGTCCAGAGTTTGAAGAAATGCTTTTACTAGTAGGACAAGATGATGTTTCAAGCTTCAAAAACAATAATAGATGGTTAGTGAATCATCCGAAAGAAGCCATAATATTTAGTCAAACAAATCTAACTTGGGAAAAATTAGAAGAGGTCTATACCAATGAATTTCTTAATCTTGTGTATGGTGCAAAACCCACGAGTGAAGAGATTTTAAAATCACTGATCAAAATCAGTGAGCGTTTACAACATATAAAATGGAATATTGAAATTCCCAAAAAAGGAGAAACGAAATAGGATGAAATTTACCGAAGCACAATTAGAACAAGCCTTTATCAATTTACTACAAGAAGAGAAAATGACTCATCTGGTAGGTGGTGAAGTACGTAAAATAGAGTATAACGGAGCAGCTGAACCACCAACGGTTTACGGACATGTTGTAAGTGAACAAGTATTGCTAACAGAAGATTTGAAAAACTATTTACGTTCTGCCTATACAACCGAAAATATTACCGAAAACGAGATAGAATCCATCATAAGAGATTTAGATCGTTTGCCATCATCTGATTTATACGAAAGCAATAAAACCATTATGAAAATGGTGAGTGATGGTTTTTTGTTAAAGCGGGAAGATAGGAGCAAAAAAGACTTTTATGTGCAACTCATTGATTATTCGGAAAATGATGGGAATACCTATAAAATTGTCAACCAACTAGCGATAAAAGGCTATGAAATGCGCATTCCCGATTTGATTTTATACATCAACGGATTGCCTTTGGTGGTTTTTGAATTTAAAACAGCAATTCAAGAAAATACAACGCTTCATGATGCGTACGTACAGATTACGACTCGTTATAAAAGAGATATTCCAGAGCTATTCAAATACAATGCTTTTTGTGTGATAAGTGATGGTGCCAATACTAAAGCAGGTTCATTCTTTGCACCTTATGAATTCTTCTATGCCTGGAGAAAAATTGAGGGCATGATAAAAGAGGTTGATGGTATTGATGCGATGTTTACGCTTATTCAAGGGAT carries:
- a CDS encoding type IV toxin-antitoxin system AbiEi family antitoxin domain-containing protein, translating into MKTTDYIAITIDRFPKGYVFTYADFTTAVNKKEAVIKALNRMVVSGKIAKLAKGKYYKPESTPFGNLEPNQYQVVKDLLEDDGKTIGYLTGYSMYNQLGLTTQISNTIQIGRNDIRPSVNRDRYSIKFVKQKNTITKENIPLLQLLDAIKYIKKIPDSSIAAACLRLVSLLKGLSEKEIATLVRLAQKYPPATRALLGALLDEAEFSQFKEIILKNLNPITNYKLSGVQAVLKTAENWNLI
- a CDS encoding nucleotidyl transferase AbiEii/AbiGii toxin family protein, translated to MKLHENKVIFRQSIEFTAQQMGILPIYVEKDYWVTYALCIIFQDTIGAETIFKGGTALSKCFGLIERFSEDIDLVVLKRDEESGNQLKNKLKKITNAVGAKLTEVDEEGITNKVGMIRKIAYQYPKTFTGKFGQVRENIIVEATWLGRYEPYYTTSISSYIFTMMKSAGQLQIAEEHDLLPFEVQVLHVNRTICEKIMSLVRFSYGSNPIEDLRNKIRHTYDLHQLLKDSEIQKFFESPEFEEMLLLVGQDDVSSFKNNNRWLVNHPKEAIIFSQTNLTWEKLEEVYTNEFLNLVYGAKPTSEEILKSLIKISERLQHIKWNIEIPKKGETK